From one Populus alba chromosome 17, ASM523922v2, whole genome shotgun sequence genomic stretch:
- the LOC118037783 gene encoding ankyrin repeat-containing protein At5g02620 gives MERRSSFNGRTMEKQQSFRGITNKQKVYEKQVSFQGIPNKQKVMEKHPSFHGVTENGSTSHGMMEKHPSFRGVEKGFRGFLEKQKSFRVVMERPLSFIGGGERKKPKDSPGKRGDSQIHLAARTGNLSRVREILQNSDGNDLKVLLATQNQDGETPLYAAAENGHAGVVAKMLEYIDLETASVAARNGYDPFHVAAKQGHLDVLTELLRVFPNLVMTTDLSCTTALHTAATQGHIDVVNLLLETDVNLVKIARNNGKTVLHTAARMGHLEIVRSLLSKDPSTGFRTDKKGQTALHMAVKGQNEEIVLELLKPDRTVMHVEDNKGNTALHIAVMKGRTQNVHCLLSVEGVNINAINKAGETPLDIAEKLGIQELVSILKKAGASNSKDCGKPPNPAKQLKQTVSDIKHDVQSQLQQTRQTGVRVRKIAKKLKKLHISGLNNAINNATIVAVLIATVAFAAIFTVPGQYVEEKTKGAATGQAHVARNPAFLVFFVFDSLALFISLAVVVVQTSIVVIEQKAKKQLVFVINKLMWLACLFISAAFISLTYVVVGKNSRWLAIYATVIGCLIMLATIGSMCYCVVLHQMEESKLRNIRRETRPGSYSMSVESDQEILNSEYRRMYAL, from the exons ATGGAGAGACGAAGCAGTTTCAATGGAAGAACAATGGAAAAGCAGCAGAGTTTTCGTGgaataacaaacaaacagaaaGTGTATGAAAAGCAAGTGAGTTTTCAAGGAATACCAAATAAACAGAAGGTGATGGAAAAACACCCGAGTTTCCATGGTGTGACAGAAAATGGGTCAACTTCTCATGGGATGATGGAAAAACACCCCAGTTTTCGTGGAGTAGAGAAGGGTTTTCGTGGATTTCTGGAGAAACAGAAGAGCTTTCGTGTGGTGATGGAGAGACCACTTAGTTTTATTGGTGGTGGTGAGAGGAAAAAGCCTAAAGATTCACCTGGAAAGCGAGGAGACTCACAAATTCATCTGGCAGCACGTACGGGGAATTTGAGTAGAGTTAGAGAGATTCTTCAGAATTCTGATGGTAATGACTTGAAGGTTCTGTTGGCAACGCAGAATCAAGACGGAGAAACTCCCCTTTATGCAGCAGCAGAGAATGGGCATGCTGGGGTTGTTGCTAAAATGCTGGAATATATCGACCTGGAGACTGCATCTGTTGCAGCTAGGAATGGGTATGATCCATTCCACGTGGCTGCAAAGCAGGGTCATCTTG ATGTCTTGACAGAGCTTTTGCGTGTATTCCCCAACTTGGTCATGACAACAGATTTATCCTGTACAACTGCTCTACACACAGCTGCGACTCAAGGGCACATTGATGTGGTCAATCTTCTTCTAGAAACAGACGTGAATCTTGTTAAGATTGCCCGGAATAATGGTAAGACTGTCCTCCATACAGCTGCAAGGATGGGGCACTTGGAAATTGTGAGGTCCCTCCTAAGTAAGGATCCAAGCACTGGTTTTAGAACAGATAAAAAAGGACAAACTGCACTGCACATGGCTGTGAAAGGGCAAAATGAGGAAATTGTGCTAGAATTGCTAAAACCTGACCGCACTGTTATGCATGTGGAAGACAATAAGGGAAACACAGCATTGCATATTGCAGTTATGAAAGGCCGTACTCAG AATGTGCATTGTCTGTTATCGGTTGAGGGTGTTAACATCAATGCCATTAACAAAGCTGGAGAGACCCCACTTGACATTGCAGAAAAACTTGGAATTCAAGAGCTTGTCTCCATTTTAAAGAAAGCAGGGGCTAGCAATTCCAAAGATTGTGGAAAGCCCCCAAATCCCGCAAAGCAACTAAAGCAGACTGTCAGTGACATAAAACATGATGTCCAGTCCCAGCTCCAACAGACCCGTCAAACTGGCGTCAGAGTGCGGAAAATCGCCAAGAAGCTGAAGAAGCTCCACATTAGTGGCCTCAACAATGCTATAAACAATGCGACTATTGTTGCAGTTCTCATTGCAACAGTTGCTTTTGCAGCCATTTTCACCGTGCCTGGCCAGTATGTTGAGGAGAAGACCAAGGGAGCTGCAACTGGGCAAGCCCATGTAGCAAGAAATCCTGCTTTCTTAGTCTTCTTTGTATTTGACAGCCTGGCATTATTCATCTCCCTGGCTGTCGTTGTAGTCCAAACATCTATTGTTGTGATTGAACAAAAGGCAAAGAAGCAGCTTGTGTTTGTTATTAACAAACTCATGTGGCTTGCTTGCCTCTTCATTTCAGCAGCCTTTATTTCTCTTACTTATGTGGTGGTGGGTAAGAATTCCAGGTGGCTTGCTATCTATGCAACAGTCATTGGTTGCTTAATCATGCTCGCTACAATCGGCTCCATGTGCTACTGTGTCGTTTTACATCAGATGGAAGAATCAAAGTTAAGGAATATAAGGAGGGAAACTCGGCCTGGTTCTTATTCTATGTCTGTGGAATCAGATCAAGAGATTTTGAACAGCGAATATCGGAGGATGTATGCACTCTGA